The following DNA comes from Synechococcus sp. CC9616.
CTGGTCTGGAGGCCACAACAATTCATCTTGCTCCCCTGCGACAGTGGTTGCCCGATTCTTTGTACCGCTGCTCGAGCTCCAGTCAGCTTGATTGGCGCAGGGAAGTTCATCATCGAGAATGAAAGGTGCAGTTGCGGTTACCTAGTAAGTCAAAAAGGATTTTGATATTTATTTGTAAGTGAGCTCAGGGTTACATCATTCATTGCTGAGGACTGATTTCAAATTCCTATAGCTCACTGAGTTCCCAATGGAGGACTTGACGGATCAACGTTTTAGGCAGATGATAAAATACCACTTTTGCCTTGGTCGATTTAATTTGAAAGCTGTCATTCTTGCCGGAGGGTTGGGTACAAGGTTAAGTGAAGAAACTCACTTAAAACCTAAGCCAATGGTGGAGGTGGGTGGAAAACCGATTCTTTGGCATATTCTCAAGATTTATAGCAGTTTTGGAATTGATGAATTTATAATTTGCTGTGGCTATAAGGGGTATTTAATTAAGGAATTTTTTGCAAATTATTTTATGTATACTTGTGATGTCACCTTCCATTTGGATGAGGATAATCGCATGGAGGTGCATCACCGTAAGAATGAACCGTGGAAGGTTACTTTGGTAGATACTGGTGAAGAGTCGATGACTGGTGGGCGCCTAGGTCGGGTTCGCGATTATCTCGGTGAAGATTCTTTTTGTTTTACTTATGGTGATGGCGTTGCTGATGTTGATATTCACGCCAGCATTGATCATCATAGGCGTTTAGGAAAATTGGCAACCCTCACCGCAGTTCAGCCACCTGGCCGCTACGGCGCTTTGAATCTTGACGATGATATTGTGCGGCAATTTCAAGAAAAGCCTGATGGCGATAACGCTTGGATCAATGGCGGATTTTTTGTGCTCCAGCCTGATGTCATCAACTGGATTGAAGGCGATAAAACTAGCTTTGAGGCGGATGTGTTACCCCGTTTGGCAGCAGCTGGTGAGCTCACTGCATATAAACACCAGGGCTTTTGGCAGCCGATGGATACCCTGCGCGACAAAGTACGTTTAGAAACGCTCTGGGAGACGGGTCAAGCCCCCTGGAAAGTGTGGTGATGCTTAGTAAGGATTTTTGGCGAGGTTGCCGTGTGCTGTTGACGGGACATACGGGTTTCAAAGGTAGTTGGCTCACACTCTGGCTGCTCTCTTTAGGGGCCGAGGTTTG
Coding sequences within:
- the rfbF gene encoding glucose-1-phosphate cytidylyltransferase — encoded protein: MKAVILAGGLGTRLSEETHLKPKPMVEVGGKPILWHILKIYSSFGIDEFIICCGYKGYLIKEFFANYFMYTCDVTFHLDEDNRMEVHHRKNEPWKVTLVDTGEESMTGGRLGRVRDYLGEDSFCFTYGDGVADVDIHASIDHHRRLGKLATLTAVQPPGRYGALNLDDDIVRQFQEKPDGDNAWINGGFFVLQPDVINWIEGDKTSFEADVLPRLAAAGELTAYKHQGFWQPMDTLRDKVRLETLWETGQAPWKVW